Proteins encoded in a region of the Takifugu flavidus isolate HTHZ2018 chromosome 8, ASM371156v2, whole genome shotgun sequence genome:
- the LOC130530593 gene encoding potassium voltage-gated channel subfamily A member 3, which translates to MRIQPRMDDHLSLLQSPPPSVTKARGDNLVNHGYTDTEADVMTVVACDNMLEESAALPGNHSLDRYEPDHECCERVVINISGLRFETQLKTLSQFPETLLGDPKKRMRYFDPLRNEYFFDRNRPSFDAILYYYQSGGRIRRPVNVPIDIFSEEIRFYELGEEAMEKFREDEGFIKEEERPLPENEFQRQVWLLFEYPESSGPARGIAIVSVLVILISIVIFCLETLPEFRDDNRGPITAAPVINGTLPYFISTFSDPFFVVETLCIIWFSFELLVRFFACPSKATFSKNIMNIIDIVAIIPYFITLGTELAERQGNGQQAMSLAILRVIRLVRVFRIFKLSRHSKGLQILGQTLKASMRELGLLIFFLFIGVILFSSAVYFAEADDPDSGFNSIPDAFWWAVVTMTTVGYGDMHPVTIGGKIVGSLCAIAGVLTIALPVPVIVSNFNYFYHRETEGEEQAQYLHVGSCQPLAETEELRKTRSSSSLSKSEYMVIEEHGMNSAFKQQPNFPTTAQNNSQNCVNINKKIYTDV; encoded by the coding sequence ATGCGTATTCAACCGCGCATGGACGACCACCTCAGCCTCCTGCAATCACCCCCGCCGAGCGTGACCAAAGCCCGTGGTGACAATCTGGTGAACCACGGATACACAGACACGGAGGCCGACGTGATGACAGTCGTGGCGTGTGACAACATGCTGGAGGAGTCGGCGGCTCTGCCGGGCAACCACTCTCTGGACCGCTACGAGCCGGACCACGAATGCTGCGAGAGGGTCGTCATCAACATCTCAGGGCTGCGCTTTGAGACGCAGCTGAAGACTCTCTCGCAGTTTCCAGAGACGCTGCTGGGGGACCCCAAAAAACGCATGAGGTACTTCGATCCCCTCAGGAACGAATACTTTTTCGATCGGAACCGACCCAGCTTCGATGCCATCCTGTACTACTACCAGTCCGGCGGGCGCATTCGGAGACCCGTCAACGTGCCCATTGACATTTTTTCTGAGGAGATCCGCTTCTACGAGCTGGGTGAGGAGGCGATGGAAAAGTTCCGGGAGGATGAGGGGttcatcaaagaggaagagCGGCCGTTGCCAGAGAATGAATTTCAGAGACAGGTGTGGCTGCTGTTTGAGTACCCGGAGAGCTCGGGGCCCGCACGGGGCATCGCGATAGTGTCCGTTCTGGTCATTCTCATTTCCATTGTCATCTTCTGCTTAGAGACACTGCCGGAGTTCAGGGACGACAATCGGGGGCCGATCACCGCCGCGCCTGTCATAAATGGCACGCTCCCATATTTTATCAGCACCTTTTCAGACCCCTTCTTTGTGGTGGAGACGCTGTGCATCATCTGGTTCTCCTTCGAGCTGCTGGTGCGCTTCTTCGCCTGCCCCAGTAAAGCCACATTCTCCAAAAACATAATGAACATTATCGACATCGTGGCCATAATTCCCTATTTTATCACCCTGGGTACAGAGCTGGCGGAGCGTCAGGGGAACGGACAGCAGGCCATGTCGTTAGCAATCCTGCGCGTAATTCGGCTTGTCCGGGTGTTCCGCATCTTCAAACTGTCACGACACTCGAAGGGGCTTCAAATTTTAGGACAAACTCTGAAGGCCAGCATGCGTGAGCTGGGCCTGCTTATATTCTTTCTGTTTATTGGTGTCATTCTTTTCTCCAGCGCCGTTTACTTCGCCGAGGCAGACGACCCAGATTCGGGGTTTAACAGCATACCGGACGCGTTCTGGTGGGCTGTTGTCACCATGACCACTGTGGGCTACGGGGATATGCACCCCGTGACCATTGGGGGGAAGATTGTAGGGTCTCTGTGCGCCATCGCGGGCGTGCTCACAATTGCCCTCCCCGTCCCTGTCATTGTCTCCAATTTCAACTATTTCTATCACCGAGAGACGGAGGGCGAGGAACAGGCTCAGTACCTACACGTGGGCAGCTGTCAGCCTCtggcagagacagaggagctgaggaagacccggtcctcttcctcactcaGCAAAAGCGAGTACATGGTGATCGAGGAGCATGGCATGAACAGCGCGTTCAAGCAGCAGCCCAATTTCCCCACCACCGCCCAAAACAACTCCCAGAACTGCGTGAATATAAACAAAAAGATCTACACTGACGTGTAG